The following are encoded in a window of Halosolutus halophilus genomic DNA:
- a CDS encoding MSCRAMM family adhesin SdrC, giving the protein MRNIVGVAVAVLLILGAASLTVLTVVAADSEYELTVDDAIETPTETVEIEGSEYDIDEIAVIESGEPIEMEVTSAENYYVILYNTDGDSEYREYLSADEPAVTMGDDGDDFDTSALESGTYMLSLEPDDQGREAVTPVVVQGYDVTLAYPTTAEQGSEIEVEATVEPIDGLARPETVDVAIWEGNDVTEVTLEHEGETSYGTTVSLAAFDTGTYDVYGAVVGDETVDGYPTTLAVENGATLTVTSDETDADGSDSDATTGNESDDETDTDSEADNETDTDSEADNETDADDGTADDGDETADRNESTDGESGSDADTDSGAGDDERNTNEDDETDDVLEPTDPDDAVTDDPAPDDELGTPGALPTLLTIALLLLAATVRNET; this is encoded by the coding sequence GCCTCGCTCACGGTGCTCACGGTGGTGGCCGCCGATTCGGAGTACGAGTTGACGGTCGACGACGCGATCGAGACGCCGACGGAAACGGTCGAGATCGAAGGGAGCGAGTACGACATCGACGAGATCGCCGTGATCGAATCCGGCGAACCGATCGAAATGGAGGTCACGTCGGCTGAGAACTACTACGTCATCCTGTACAACACTGACGGCGATTCTGAATACCGCGAGTACCTGTCCGCCGACGAACCCGCCGTGACGATGGGCGACGACGGTGATGACTTCGACACGAGTGCCCTCGAGTCCGGAACCTACATGCTCTCCCTCGAACCGGACGATCAGGGTCGCGAGGCGGTGACGCCGGTCGTCGTGCAGGGGTACGACGTCACCCTCGCGTATCCGACGACGGCCGAACAGGGGAGCGAGATCGAGGTCGAGGCGACGGTCGAGCCGATCGACGGCCTGGCCCGACCGGAGACCGTCGACGTCGCGATCTGGGAGGGGAACGACGTCACCGAGGTGACGCTCGAGCACGAAGGTGAAACGAGCTACGGGACGACGGTTTCCCTGGCGGCGTTCGACACCGGCACCTACGACGTGTATGGCGCCGTCGTCGGCGACGAGACGGTCGACGGCTATCCGACCACCCTCGCCGTCGAGAACGGTGCGACGCTCACCGTGACGTCCGACGAGACCGATGCCGACGGGAGCGATAGTGACGCCACGACCGGGAACGAGAGCGACGACGAGACCGATACGGACAGCGAAGCCGACAACGAGACCGATACGGACAGCGAAGCCGACAACGAGACCGATGCGGACGACGGGACCGCCGACGACGGCGACGAGACGGCCGATCGCAACGAGTCGACCGACGGCGAGAGCGGGAGCGACGCCGACACCGATTCGGGCGCCGGTGACGACGAGCGCAACACGAACGAGGACGACGAGACGGACGACGTACTCGAACCGACCGACCCCGACGACGCGGTGACGGACGATCCGGCCCCCGACGACGAACTCGGGACGCCGGGAGCGCTCCCGACTCTGCTCACGATCGCCCTCCTGCTTCTGGCTGCCACTGTTCGGAACGAGACCTAA